In the genome of Streptomyces pactum, one region contains:
- the fabI gene encoding enoyl-ACP reductase FabI: MSGILAGKRILVTGVITDASIGFHAARLAQEEGAEVILTGFGRLTLVERIAKRLPKPAPVIELDVTNQEHLDTIADRVREHLGEGVDLDGIVHSIAFGPQGAFNFLEASWEDVSTAVHVSAYSLKSLTTALLPLMPRGGSVVGLTFDAKFAWPVYDWMGVAKAALESTSRYLARDLGPKNVRSNLVAAGPIKSMAAKSIPGFEVLADEWGDRAPIGWEISDPEPAARGVVALLSDWFPKTTGEVVHVDGGVHMMGV, encoded by the coding sequence ATGAGTGGAATTCTCGCCGGCAAGCGCATCCTGGTCACCGGTGTCATCACCGACGCCTCGATCGGCTTCCACGCCGCCAGGCTCGCCCAGGAGGAGGGCGCCGAGGTCATCCTCACCGGCTTCGGCCGGCTGACGCTGGTGGAGCGGATCGCCAAGCGGCTGCCCAAGCCCGCCCCGGTCATCGAGCTGGACGTCACCAACCAGGAGCACCTCGACACCATCGCGGACCGGGTGCGCGAGCACCTGGGCGAGGGCGTGGACCTGGACGGCATCGTGCACTCGATCGCCTTCGGCCCGCAGGGCGCCTTCAACTTCCTGGAGGCGAGCTGGGAGGACGTCTCCACGGCGGTGCACGTCTCGGCGTACTCGCTGAAGTCCCTGACCACGGCGCTGCTGCCGCTGATGCCGCGCGGCGGCTCGGTGGTCGGCCTCACCTTCGACGCCAAGTTCGCGTGGCCGGTCTACGACTGGATGGGCGTGGCCAAGGCGGCCCTGGAGTCCACCTCCCGCTACCTCGCCCGGGACCTCGGCCCGAAGAACGTCCGCAGCAACCTGGTCGCGGCGGGCCCGATCAAGTCGATGGCCGCCAAGTCCATCCCCGGCTTCGAGGTGCTCGCCGACGAGTGGGGCGACCGTGCCCCGATCGGCTGGGAGATCTCCGACCCCGAGCCCGCCGCCCGCGGTGTGGTCGCGCTGCTGTCGGACTGGTTCCCCAAGACCACCGGCGAGGTCGTGCACGTGGACGGCGGCGTCCACATGATGGGCGTCTGA
- a CDS encoding FadR/GntR family transcriptional regulator — translation MPLTSPRRSALADQVIAQLRAQITSGEWPVGSRIPTEPELVEQLGVARNTVREAVRALAHNGLLDIRQGSGTYVLATSELAGVMHRRFADARPLHVAELRTALETKAAQLAAERRTEQDLRQIEALLDRRERAWASGDAEAFVEADATLHLAIVAASHNEVLAELYADLGGVLREFLRADVGAELRPEGYVDHARLVAAIRAGDGDRAAAEASEHAFSCRFAPR, via the coding sequence ATGCCGCTGACCTCGCCCCGGCGATCCGCGCTCGCCGACCAGGTGATCGCCCAGTTGCGCGCCCAGATCACCTCCGGTGAGTGGCCGGTGGGCTCCCGCATCCCCACCGAGCCGGAGCTGGTCGAACAGCTCGGGGTGGCCCGGAACACCGTGCGGGAGGCGGTCCGCGCACTGGCGCACAACGGGCTGCTGGACATCCGCCAGGGGTCGGGCACCTATGTCCTGGCCACCAGCGAGCTGGCCGGGGTGATGCACCGCCGGTTCGCCGACGCCCGGCCGCTGCACGTCGCCGAGCTGCGTACCGCCCTGGAGACCAAGGCGGCGCAGCTGGCCGCGGAGCGCCGTACCGAGCAGGACCTGCGGCAGATCGAGGCGCTGCTGGACCGGCGCGAGCGGGCCTGGGCGTCCGGGGACGCGGAGGCGTTCGTGGAGGCCGACGCCACACTGCACCTGGCGATCGTGGCGGCCTCGCACAACGAGGTGCTGGCCGAGCTCTACGCCGATCTGGGCGGGGTGCTGCGGGAGTTCCTGCGCGCGGACGTCGGCGCCGAGCTGCGGCCGGAGGGGTACGTGGACCACGCACGGCTGGTGGCGGCGATCCGGGCCGGTGACGGGGACCGGGCGGCGGCCGAGGCGAGCGAGCACGCCTTCTCCTGCCGGTTCGCCCCCCGCTGA
- the fabG gene encoding 3-oxoacyl-[acyl-carrier-protein] reductase, with protein sequence MSRSVLVTGGNRGIGLAIARAFADAGDNVAITYRSGEPPAGFLAVRCDITDPEQVEQAYKEIEEKQGAVEVLVANAGVTRDQLLMRMSEEDFSTVLDTNLTGTFRVVKRANRAMLRARKGRVVLISSVVGLLGSAGQANYAASKAGLVGFARSLARELGSRNITVNVVAPGFVDTDMTRVLSDEQREGIVKQVPLARYAQPEEIASAVRFLASDEAAYITGAVIPVDGGLGMGH encoded by the coding sequence TTGAGCCGCTCGGTTCTCGTCACCGGAGGAAACCGGGGCATCGGCCTCGCCATCGCCCGAGCGTTCGCCGACGCGGGCGACAACGTCGCCATCACCTACCGGTCCGGCGAGCCGCCCGCGGGCTTCCTCGCCGTGCGGTGCGACATCACCGACCCCGAGCAGGTGGAGCAGGCCTACAAGGAGATCGAGGAGAAGCAGGGCGCGGTCGAGGTGCTGGTGGCCAACGCCGGCGTCACCCGCGACCAGCTGCTGATGCGGATGTCCGAGGAGGACTTCAGCACCGTCCTGGACACCAACCTGACCGGCACCTTCCGGGTGGTGAAGCGCGCCAACCGCGCCATGCTGCGGGCCCGCAAGGGCCGGGTCGTGCTGATCTCCTCGGTGGTGGGCCTCCTCGGCTCCGCGGGGCAGGCGAACTACGCCGCCTCCAAGGCCGGGCTCGTCGGTTTCGCCCGCTCCCTCGCCCGGGAGCTGGGCTCGCGCAACATCACCGTCAACGTCGTCGCGCCCGGCTTCGTGGACACCGACATGACCCGCGTGCTCAGCGACGAGCAGCGGGAGGGCATCGTGAAGCAGGTGCCGCTGGCCCGCTACGCGCAGCCCGAGGAGATCGCCTCCGCGGTCCGCTTCCTGGCCTCCGACGAGGCCGCGTACATCACTGGAGCCGTCATCCCCGTAGACGGCGGATTGGGCATGGGTCACTGA